One region of Candidatus Acidiferrales bacterium genomic DNA includes:
- the lepA gene encoding translation elongation factor 4: MDPQFIRNFCIIAHIDHGKSTLADRLLELTGALSEREMTAQVLDSMDLERERGITIKAKSIRLHYNARDGKEYRLNLIDTPGHVDFSYEVSRALSACEGALLVVDASQGVEAQTVANAFLASRHNLAIIPVINKIDLPAAEPERVKEQIENVLAIPAADALPISAKSGLGVADVLEAVVARIPPPRGSADAPLRALIFDSWFDSFRGAVILVRVMEGRITPRMKIRLCAMDQIYEVENLGVMTPKPVALEELAAGDVGFVIANIKRVADARVGDTIVEAERPAAPLPGFEAIKPMVFAGLYPVNSSDYELLRDALGKLQLNDAAFFYEPENSAALGFGFRCGFLGLLHMEIAQERLEREFGIDLITTAPSVRYRITTTANETIEVDNPTKFPPPAQIARIEEPILTAMIITSDDSVGAILQLCEEKRGVQKNFEYLSPTRVMLTYEMPLNEIVLDFYDRLKSVSRGYASLDYHLEGYREADLVKLDVLVGGEPVDALTLICHRDQAYERGRELASRLRKLIPRQQFEVPIQAAIGSRVIARETISALRKNVLAKCYGGDITRKRKLLERQKEGKKRMKRVGKVDIPQEAFLAVLKVAGGTADEE, translated from the coding sequence ATGGACCCGCAATTCATACGGAATTTCTGCATCATCGCGCATATCGACCACGGGAAATCGACACTGGCCGACCGCTTGCTGGAGCTGACCGGCGCGCTGAGCGAGCGCGAAATGACCGCGCAAGTGCTGGACTCGATGGATTTGGAGCGCGAGCGTGGGATAACGATCAAGGCCAAGAGTATTCGGCTGCATTACAACGCGCGCGACGGCAAAGAATACCGGCTGAACCTGATTGATACGCCGGGGCACGTCGATTTTTCATACGAAGTTTCGCGCGCGCTTTCCGCCTGCGAAGGGGCATTGCTCGTTGTGGACGCGAGTCAGGGAGTGGAGGCGCAGACGGTCGCCAATGCGTTCCTCGCTTCGCGGCACAATCTGGCGATCATACCCGTTATCAACAAGATTGACTTGCCAGCGGCGGAGCCGGAGCGCGTGAAGGAGCAAATTGAAAATGTACTGGCGATTCCGGCCGCAGACGCCTTGCCGATCAGCGCGAAAAGCGGGTTGGGCGTGGCGGACGTGCTCGAAGCGGTGGTCGCGCGAATTCCTCCGCCACGAGGATCGGCTGATGCTCCGCTGCGCGCACTGATCTTCGATTCGTGGTTCGATTCGTTTCGCGGCGCTGTAATTCTGGTTCGCGTGATGGAAGGGCGCATCACGCCGCGGATGAAGATTCGCCTGTGCGCGATGGATCAGATTTACGAGGTCGAAAATCTCGGCGTGATGACGCCGAAACCCGTCGCGCTCGAGGAACTGGCGGCGGGCGACGTCGGATTTGTGATTGCGAATATCAAGCGCGTCGCGGACGCGCGCGTAGGCGACACAATTGTCGAAGCGGAACGACCCGCCGCGCCTCTGCCGGGATTTGAGGCCATCAAGCCGATGGTCTTCGCGGGACTTTACCCCGTGAACTCGAGCGACTATGAACTGCTGCGCGACGCGCTGGGCAAGTTGCAACTAAACGATGCGGCGTTTTTCTATGAGCCGGAGAATTCCGCCGCGCTGGGATTCGGATTTCGCTGTGGATTTTTGGGCCTGCTGCACATGGAAATTGCGCAAGAGCGGCTGGAGCGGGAATTCGGCATTGACTTGATCACGACGGCGCCGAGCGTGCGCTATCGCATCACGACAACGGCGAACGAAACCATCGAAGTCGACAACCCGACGAAGTTTCCGCCGCCGGCGCAGATCGCGCGCATTGAGGAACCGATCCTGACGGCGATGATCATCACGTCGGATGATTCCGTAGGCGCGATCCTGCAACTCTGCGAGGAAAAGCGCGGAGTGCAAAAGAATTTCGAATATCTTTCGCCAACGCGCGTCATGCTGACGTATGAAATGCCACTCAACGAGATTGTCCTGGATTTTTACGACCGGCTGAAGAGCGTTTCGCGCGGGTACGCATCGCTGGATTATCACCTCGAAGGCTATCGCGAGGCGGATCTGGTGAAGCTCGATGTGCTGGTGGGCGGCGAGCCCGTGGATGCGCTGACGCTCATCTGCCATCGCGATCAGGCGTATGAGCGCGGGCGCGAACTGGCGTCGCGGCTGCGGAAATTGATTCCACGGCAGCAGTTTGAAGTGCCAATTCAAGCAGCCATCGGCAGCCGCGTAATCGCACGCGAGACAATCAGCGCGCTGCGCAAGAATGTGCTCGCCAAATGCTATGGCGGCGACATCACGCGCAAGCGGAAGCTGCTCGAACGGCAGAAGGAAGGCAAAAAACGCATGAAGCGCGTGGGCAAAGTGGATATTCCGCAGGAAGCGTTCTTAGCCGTGTTAAAGGTCGCCGGCGGCACCGCCGACGAAGAATAA
- a CDS encoding lipid-binding SYLF domain-containing protein, with protein MKRNLLLCGLLVIALALPAVAGSSKDDDIKRIQDSTDIFKDIVDAPDSSFPLDLLQSAACISIIPGEKQLAFVVGGKYGKGIVTCRTGNKTWSAPAFVMISGGSFGFQIGGSSTDLILVFRNRDGLKKLLSDKFKIGGDATAAAGPLGRSAEASTDLQLHAQILSYSRSRGIFAGVSLDGAVFEPDDDGDVALYGEGISPETILNGKVALPAEFSPLLAEIVKYAL; from the coding sequence ATGAAGAGAAATTTGCTGTTGTGCGGGCTCCTGGTGATCGCACTGGCCTTGCCGGCCGTGGCTGGTTCTTCGAAAGACGATGATATTAAGCGCATTCAGGACTCCACGGACATTTTTAAGGACATCGTCGACGCACCGGACAGTTCTTTTCCTCTGGATTTGTTGCAGTCAGCTGCATGCATCTCGATCATTCCTGGTGAAAAGCAGCTCGCCTTTGTGGTCGGCGGAAAATACGGCAAAGGCATCGTCACTTGCCGTACGGGCAACAAGACCTGGAGCGCGCCCGCGTTCGTCATGATCAGCGGAGGAAGTTTTGGTTTTCAAATCGGCGGTTCATCCACCGATTTAATCCTCGTGTTCCGCAATCGCGACGGCCTGAAAAAACTTCTCAGCGACAAATTTAAGATCGGCGGCGATGCCACGGCCGCCGCCGGCCCTCTCGGGCGCAGCGCCGAGGCCAGCACCGACCTCCAGTTGCATGCCCAAATTCTCAGCTATTCGCGCAGCCGCGGAATTTTTGCAGGAGTCAGCTTGGATGGTGCGGTCTTTGAACCGGACGACGACGGCGACGTCGCCCTCTACGGCGAAGGCATCAGTCCGGAGACCATTCTCAACGGCAAAGTAGCTCTGCCAGCGGAATTTTCTCCCTTATTGGCGGAAATCGTTAAGTACGCCCTCTAA
- a CDS encoding lysylphosphatidylglycerol synthase transmembrane domain-containing protein codes for MSTTVTRTAPPRHRTFIYIGYALSVIFLVWVLYDFHVKRALEHLASVSWRWVALAIVFDVLSYVAQGIRWKLLLAPFGHVRIRDSVRAVFTGLFANLVFPLRPGEVLRAYLLSNSEDIGFVTVLGSVGVERLIDLVVITAGLAVISPFVPQRTRFPHAVDALTITTLVILGLFVGLILYIEFRFSGDPRLMTGGRRVPGKLMSALIGLHAMGTSPSFYPAVFASLLLPFFQLMALWTLMKSFALGLPFLAAVVVLLVINLGVSLPNAPANVGAYQFFCVLGLSIFNVEKTTATGFSIFAFLMLTLPFLFLGFYALVRSGLSLRSMREQVTRLPNEARARRP; via the coding sequence TTGAGCACAACTGTCACAAGAACCGCTCCGCCGAGACACCGGACCTTCATCTATATCGGCTATGCCCTGTCTGTCATTTTCCTCGTCTGGGTCCTCTACGACTTCCACGTCAAGCGCGCACTCGAGCATCTTGCCAGCGTAAGCTGGCGCTGGGTCGCCTTGGCCATTGTTTTCGATGTCCTCAGCTACGTGGCGCAGGGCATCCGCTGGAAGCTGCTGTTGGCCCCGTTCGGCCATGTGAGAATCAGGGATTCTGTCCGCGCCGTGTTTACCGGTTTATTCGCGAATCTGGTCTTCCCGCTGCGCCCCGGCGAAGTGCTCCGTGCCTATCTTCTTTCCAATTCCGAAGACATCGGATTCGTCACCGTGCTGGGCTCCGTCGGCGTTGAACGATTGATCGACCTAGTGGTGATCACCGCGGGCCTCGCGGTCATATCGCCCTTTGTGCCCCAGCGCACGCGATTCCCGCACGCGGTCGATGCCCTCACCATCACCACTCTTGTCATTTTGGGACTTTTCGTCGGTTTGATTCTCTACATCGAGTTCCGCTTCAGCGGCGATCCGCGCCTGATGACGGGCGGAAGGCGCGTGCCGGGTAAGTTGATGTCCGCGCTCATTGGGCTCCATGCCATGGGCACTTCGCCCAGCTTTTATCCGGCTGTCTTTGCTTCTCTCCTCCTGCCTTTTTTCCAGTTGATGGCTTTGTGGACGCTCATGAAATCTTTTGCGCTGGGATTGCCGTTCCTCGCAGCCGTCGTAGTGCTCCTCGTGATCAATCTCGGCGTTTCCTTGCCCAATGCGCCCGCGAACGTGGGGGCGTATCAGTTCTTCTGCGTCCTGGGCCTCAGTATTTTTAATGTGGAAAAGACCACTGCGACCGGCTTCTCGATTTTCGCTTTCTTGATGCTGACCCTGCCGTTTCTTTTCCTCGGTTTCTATGCCCTGGTGCGCAGCGGTCTTTCCCTGCGTTCCATGCGCGAGCAGGTCACCCGCTTGCCCAACGAAGCGCGCGCTCGCCGTCCGTAA
- a CDS encoding HD domain-containing phosphohydrolase: MNEKILIVDDETATCAGLELLLRRQGYEIRMTDEGDKALEECTAFQPDLILLDVMMPGRDGYEICREIKSRPEMRLIPIVLITGLSEKTDRIRGIEAGADDFLSKPIDVSELNARVRSLLRLKSFTDELENAEAVLFALALGIEARDPYTHGHCARLSELSSGMGERMALSAEEITALRRAGIVHDVGKVVVPDAILLKPGPLTAEERSVMKEHPAAGEKICAPLKAFRTVLPIIRHHHERWDGSGYPDGLKGEAIPLTARILQVVDVYDALTTNRPYRSAVSPEEAWRILRAEVERGWWDGHLVEEFRAMMRSNEQALQTAKNGELATAVAKQAAKSAGAR; encoded by the coding sequence ATGAACGAGAAAATACTCATTGTCGATGACGAAACAGCGACTTGCGCGGGGCTGGAGCTTCTCCTGCGGCGGCAGGGATACGAAATCCGCATGACAGACGAGGGGGACAAAGCTCTCGAAGAATGCACGGCATTTCAGCCGGACCTAATTCTTCTCGACGTGATGATGCCTGGCCGCGATGGATATGAAATCTGCCGGGAAATCAAATCGCGGCCGGAGATGCGCTTGATTCCGATTGTGCTGATTACGGGGCTCTCCGAAAAAACCGACCGTATCCGAGGGATCGAAGCGGGCGCCGATGATTTCCTGAGCAAGCCTATCGACGTGAGCGAACTGAACGCGCGCGTTCGGTCGCTGCTGCGGCTGAAATCGTTCACGGACGAACTGGAAAATGCCGAGGCCGTGCTTTTCGCACTGGCCCTGGGCATCGAGGCACGCGATCCCTACACGCATGGCCATTGCGCGCGTTTGTCGGAGCTATCGTCGGGAATGGGAGAGCGCATGGCGCTCTCGGCGGAGGAAATCACAGCGCTGCGGCGGGCGGGAATTGTCCATGACGTGGGGAAAGTCGTCGTGCCGGACGCAATCCTGCTCAAGCCCGGCCCGCTGACGGCCGAGGAGCGGTCGGTGATGAAGGAGCATCCGGCTGCAGGAGAAAAAATTTGCGCGCCGTTGAAAGCCTTCCGGACGGTCTTGCCAATCATTCGCCACCATCATGAACGATGGGACGGATCGGGTTATCCGGACGGCCTGAAGGGCGAAGCGATCCCGCTCACAGCCCGAATTCTGCAAGTCGTCGATGTTTATGATGCGCTGACGACGAACCGGCCTTACCGGAGCGCGGTTTCTCCTGAGGAAGCATGGAGGATCCTGCGGGCGGAAGTTGAGCGAGGATGGTGGGACGGGCACTTGGTCGAGGAGTTTCGGGCGATGATGCGGAGCAACGAACAGGCGCTGCAGACGGCCAAGAATGGCGAACTTGCCACAGCAGTTGCGAAACAAGCGGCAAAGAGCGCCGGCGCGAGATAG
- the pucL gene encoding urate oxidase, translating to MTIALEQNNYGESHIGLLRVMRRGSFHEVKDLDVSVRFDGDFEAAHTSGDNRNILPADTVKNTVHVLARQYPAEAIEEFAQHIIEHFLTYNEQISKVNVSVKERPWSRIPVGDKPQAAAFIAGGSEKRTVQILATREGMILQSGIEELTAMRTTSFSFEDFRRDPYTTLTGTHERVFATSISAAWAYEILEQELPFSTMWHSARKILLETFAAHESRSPQHMLYAMGQAVLDNLEAIAEIRLALTDNHYSLVDLKPFGMENENEVFSTADATHGTVEATLRRESDHHRGRV from the coding sequence ATGACCATCGCACTGGAACAAAACAACTATGGGGAATCGCATATCGGACTGCTGCGGGTGATGCGCCGAGGAAGTTTTCATGAAGTGAAGGATTTGGACGTCTCCGTGCGCTTTGACGGCGACTTCGAAGCGGCGCATACGAGCGGAGACAACCGCAACATCCTGCCGGCGGACACGGTGAAAAACACAGTGCACGTTCTGGCGCGGCAATATCCGGCGGAGGCCATCGAAGAATTCGCGCAGCATATCATCGAGCACTTCCTGACGTACAACGAGCAAATTTCGAAGGTGAATGTTTCGGTGAAAGAGCGGCCATGGTCGCGCATTCCCGTCGGCGACAAGCCGCAGGCGGCGGCGTTCATCGCAGGAGGGAGCGAGAAACGCACGGTGCAGATTCTGGCCACGCGCGAAGGGATGATTCTGCAATCGGGCATCGAGGAACTGACAGCGATGAGGACGACTTCATTTTCGTTTGAAGATTTCCGGCGCGATCCCTATACGACTCTGACGGGAACGCACGAGCGAGTCTTTGCGACGTCCATCAGCGCGGCGTGGGCTTACGAAATTTTGGAGCAAGAACTGCCCTTTTCGACGATGTGGCACAGCGCGAGAAAGATTCTACTGGAGACGTTTGCCGCGCATGAAAGCCGCTCGCCACAACATATGCTCTACGCTATGGGACAGGCAGTGCTCGACAACCTCGAAGCGATTGCAGAAATCCGGCTGGCACTGACGGACAACCATTATTCCCTGGTCGATCTCAAACCGTTTGGCATGGAGAATGAGAACGAGGTTTTTTCCACGGCAGACGCGACGCACGGAACGGTGGAAGCCACGCTGAGGCGCGAGAGCGACCACCACAGAGGACGCGTCTAG
- a CDS encoding nucleoside deaminase has translation MLKLKEKNAPNLFMTRALELALENVRTLQGGPFAALVVKDGQILAEGVNRVTSLHDPTAHAEILAIREACRKLGHFELKDCEIYATCEPCPMCLGAIYWARVAKIYFAGTVADASKAGFDDSLIYRGLRRPARERKIPMIGMMRKEAREIFEAWEKEQDKIRY, from the coding sequence GTGCTGAAATTGAAGGAAAAGAACGCTCCAAACCTTTTCATGACGAGGGCGCTGGAACTGGCGCTCGAGAACGTGCGAACTCTCCAAGGAGGCCCCTTTGCCGCCCTGGTGGTGAAAGACGGCCAAATACTGGCGGAAGGCGTGAATCGCGTGACGTCGCTGCACGATCCCACAGCGCACGCAGAGATTCTGGCCATTCGCGAAGCTTGCCGGAAGCTGGGACATTTCGAACTGAAGGATTGCGAGATTTACGCGACGTGCGAACCTTGCCCGATGTGCCTTGGAGCCATTTATTGGGCGCGCGTGGCCAAGATTTACTTTGCGGGAACGGTGGCAGACGCATCGAAAGCCGGATTTGACGACTCCTTGATTTACCGCGGGCTGCGCCGCCCCGCGCGAGAACGAAAAATTCCAATGATTGGCATGATGCGCAAGGAAGCGCGAGAGATTTTCGAAGCCTGGGAGAAAGAACAGGACAAAATCCGTTATTGA
- a CDS encoding aspartate aminotransferase family protein encodes MREALFPRNFNKSYPEAVRGEGCIIHTADGRKILDACGGAAVVSIGHGVEQVARAMGEQARDLAYAHSSQFITQAATELARRILELAPQNFRDSEDGPGRVYFTSGGSEATETALKLCRQYYLERGEPQRTEFLSRSQSYHGSTLGALAVSGNIKRRTPFEPLLPKWERIVPCYCYRCPLGLRYPGCKVDCAEDLERHLAGDSGRCVAAFFVEPLSGATLGAVPPPAEYLPRIAEICRERDILLVADEVMTGMGRTGKPFAVQHWNVEPDMILAGKGIASGYAPLGAVIVTGKIARAIERGSGAFLHGFTYGAHPVSTAAGLAVLGYIAEKNLFARVAPAGEELRVALEPLKQLPIVGDMRGLGLLAAVEFVRDAKTREPFPAEAGVASKIYDAALARGVLTYPIQGCVDGKQGDHILLAPPFVVSSDEIRFLGKVLYDAIAEVSPIRG; translated from the coding sequence ATGAGAGAAGCGCTCTTCCCACGAAATTTTAACAAGAGCTATCCGGAAGCGGTGCGCGGGGAGGGCTGCATCATTCATACGGCCGACGGGCGGAAAATTCTTGACGCGTGCGGCGGGGCAGCGGTCGTTTCAATCGGCCATGGGGTTGAGCAAGTAGCACGAGCGATGGGCGAGCAGGCGCGTGACCTTGCATACGCTCATTCATCGCAATTCATCACGCAGGCGGCGACGGAACTGGCGCGCCGCATCCTCGAATTGGCGCCACAGAATTTTCGCGATTCAGAAGATGGCCCCGGTCGTGTGTATTTTACAAGCGGCGGTTCGGAAGCGACAGAAACAGCCCTGAAACTCTGCCGGCAATATTATTTGGAACGCGGCGAGCCGCAACGCACAGAATTTTTGTCACGCTCGCAGAGTTATCATGGCAGTACGCTCGGCGCGCTGGCTGTCTCCGGCAACATCAAGCGGCGAACACCGTTCGAGCCGCTCCTGCCGAAATGGGAACGCATTGTTCCCTGCTACTGCTATCGCTGCCCTTTGGGATTGCGGTATCCGGGGTGCAAGGTGGATTGCGCCGAGGATTTGGAGCGGCATCTCGCCGGGGACAGCGGACGCTGCGTGGCCGCATTCTTCGTGGAACCGCTTTCCGGCGCAACACTGGGAGCTGTGCCGCCGCCTGCGGAATACTTGCCACGGATAGCGGAAATTTGCCGCGAGCGGGACATTCTGCTGGTCGCCGATGAAGTGATGACAGGAATGGGCAGGACTGGCAAACCATTCGCCGTACAACATTGGAATGTCGAGCCAGACATGATTCTGGCCGGCAAAGGAATCGCCAGCGGATACGCGCCGCTCGGAGCCGTGATTGTTACCGGGAAAATCGCACGAGCCATCGAGCGCGGATCAGGAGCATTTCTGCACGGATTTACGTACGGCGCGCATCCCGTTTCGACGGCTGCCGGCCTAGCCGTGCTTGGCTATATCGCGGAAAAAAATCTTTTTGCTCGCGTTGCACCAGCAGGTGAAGAACTTCGCGTGGCGCTTGAGCCTTTGAAGCAATTGCCGATTGTGGGAGATATGCGCGGACTTGGATTGCTTGCCGCTGTGGAATTTGTGCGCGATGCGAAGACGCGGGAACCTTTTCCGGCAGAAGCAGGAGTGGCTTCGAAGATCTACGATGCGGCGCTGGCGCGCGGAGTCTTGACGTATCCCATTCAAGGCTGCGTAGACGGCAAGCAGGGAGATCATATTCTGCTGGCACCACCGTTTGTGGTTTCTTCTGACGAGATACGTTTTCTTGGCAAAGTTCTCTACGACGCTATCGCCGAAGTTTCTCCAATAAGAGGCTGA